The genomic region TGCTCAGCAAATCGCGCAAGGACGGATCAAACCGTTCTTGCGCGGAGCTGGTAATCGCGACGGGATGGTTGGGATGCTCTGTCATCTCGGGCTTGCATCCTCAAGCTCTGGAATTCTTACAGATTCCTGATAATCCTCAACACGCCAATAGCTGTCAGTGGTGGGGTTTCGCTGGCCGCCAGCAAAAAGAAGCGAATAACGCCGCGCCCGTTCGATTTCAGGTGGCCGCCCCAAACCAATAACACGCGGTGATGCATCAGTCTCGATGCTTGCAGCAAATGATCGCTGTTCGCCCGCGAATATCGTTGCTTGATTGGCATTGCGTTCAAACAGGCGCTCTGCCAAATCCGCAGAATTACGCCGGACGATTTCCGACAGGCGCCCGGGGTCGGGATGAAGATCAAGCAGACGCAAGACCACCCCACCCAGCACGGTCTCCAGCAAAAAACGGCTACTGCCACCGCCCAGAACCACATCAAACAGACCAAGCAGGAGTTTAAGACTGTCCTCTGCCTCCTGCCAATCGATGTCAGATTGTTGGTTGGCGGCATCCTCTGACAGCACAGCTCCGACAAGTGCATCAATCAGTTGGGCGACGTCTTCGGTGGCTTCTACCTTTGCGATTTCGGTTTCAATCCAGCTGATCGCCGCCTGCCGGTTTTCCAGATCAAATATTGCTGTGGTTGTCGGCTGCGCCCGAACTTCGACAACTGTTGTCAGCATCATAAAGATGACCGAAATGGTTGCTGTTTTCCGCAAGACACGCCAAAGGCGCCGGAGTTGAAAACGCAGAATCCTTGGCACAACAAGGCAGGCAAATGCCCAAAGCCCGCGCCCATAGCGCGGGATCATGTAGCGTGGCTGACAGAAGATGCGCCAAATGAACTCCAGCCCGCACCGCTGCAAGATAGCCGGGGCGCGTCGGACATTCCCGGCCAGAACATCAAACGCCCCGCCAACACCCATGGCAAAACCGCATCCGGTCTTGGGCGCTTACTGATCAACGAACAGCTCCTTGCGCGGGGATGGCAAGGCGACAAAAAGGGCGTCTGGTTTGGTCTGTGCAACACAATCGGCCAGCTTTTCATCATCGGGCTCATAACCGTGATGGGTACCCGCGATGATCAAACCGGGGAAACGTGCAGGCAATATCACCTGCAACTGATCCAAAACACCCTGACGTGCCCCCAACAGAAAGACCCGCGTGCCATCCTGTGCGAACTGCGCCAGAAGATCGGTCATCAGATCAATTCCAGTCACCCGCTCGGCAACCCTGATCCCCAACAGGCGGGCTGCCCACACAATCCCCATGCCATCAGCCGACAGGCAATCTGCGCGCGAAAGTGCCGCAAGCAAACGATCATCGCGCATGACTGCGGTCAGTTTGCTCGCATTCAGGCAATGGTGATGAAAACAGGCTTGGCTGGCACTCGCCGTACCTTTGCGAAGCCTCGAGGCGATATCAGCACAGACGAGACGGCGTCGTCTTGTATCCAGCGGCAACCCGAAGAAGACAGCTTTGTGCCCTTTGAGTTCGTCACGCATGTGCCACCCCTGTCACCCCGGCCGGACACTTAAAAAACGGCAGAAACACAAAGTTCCTGCTATTGGCGTCCGTCTTTCGCCGCCGTCAACGATCTAAGTCACGGCTAATTGGTTGAATTGAATGGTAACTTATGATTGAGTTGCAGGCAATATTAGCATCTCAAGGTGATCACCGCGGTGAGGGTGACTTTGCTGACCAACCTTGTGCCACCCTACCGATCTGACGCCTATAACGCGCTTCATCATCGCGCGATGGCCGCAGGCGGATGTTTGCGTGTCCTATGTACCCAACATCGCGAACCACAACGCAACTGGTCAATCACAACACCCGCATTTGACCATATCACCTTGCCGGGCGTTCAAATTCCCCTTGGTGAAAACCGAACCCTATCACTTCCGTTTGGCGTCACCCGGGCTGTTTGCCGTGAACCAAGTGATGCGTTGATCATAAATGGTTTTGGCATCGCGCAATGGCAGGCGCAAAACTGGGCGCTGAAACACCACATTCCGACCGTGCTGCAATTCGATGGCTGGGCAGGCTCCGATGCCACCTATGACAATCCGCTTCGGCGCAGATTACGCCGGGTCATGATTGCCCGTGCCGATGGCTTCGTCGCCGCCAGTTCGCGCGGGGCGAGTTGGTTTGAAAGCCATGGCGTATCGCCAGATCGTATTTGGATCGCGCCCATCCCTGCGTCATTTCCCTTGCCCGATATCTCCGCCAACCAAAACTTGGCGGAACGACAATACGACATCGCCTGGCTTGGTCGCACGACGGCTTCAAAGGGCTTTGACGTCTTCATGCGGATTGCGGCAGGACTTTCACAAGCAGGCATTGCAAAACGCATCGCCATCGTTGGCAGTACCGACATCAAAAGAACCAACAGGCTTGCGAAATCATCCGGCCTTGGTGACCCGGTGGATGTATTCGGACAACTGTCCCCCGATCAACTGCCGCCCATTCTGACCAACAGCAAGATCGCCCTTTTCCCAAGCCGAAATGATGCCTATGGCGTTGGTGTAATTGATGCGATTGCCTGTGGCGCGGTTGCACTCGCAAGTCCATTCACCGGTTGCGCACCGGATATTTTGCGCGGTCCCGAAATCCTGCCGATCGATAATCCGCAAGGTTGGATCGCGACCTGCAAACGCCTTCTTGATGCGCCGCAGCTTCTCGAGGACACGCGTTTGCATCAAGCAAGGGCAATTGCCAATAACACACCAGCCCATCACAGCGACATCATGTGGCAGGCAGTTCATCAGGCGGTTAATCAAAACCCGCACATGCGACGGTGGGAATGATCACGCCAAATCACAATCTCAGCTTGAAATCCGAGCCATCCGTCTGGATCATCAGCCGTGTCGATCAGGCCAGGATTCTGGCCAAGCACCTCGCCGAGCAGGATCGGCTGGTACGTTGGGACAGTTTTTGGCGCCATGACGGTACGGGTCTTATTCGCCCGCCATCACGCCATGTCGGCACTGCACTTTGCAACATCCCCGGCCGCCACCTTCTGCCTGATCTACTAGGAAAAACGGCCCAAAAGCTTCGGTTACCGGCACGCAATCTTTACTCTGACATTCCGCTTTCGCTGCTGGCCGCCTTTCGAATGCCAAACGCCGATATCCTGCATGGGCAGGGCAATTACAGCCTGCCTGCGATGCGTCGCGCAAAGGCAAGCAATATGATCACGATCTCCGATGTCACCGGCCAACTGGCTGAAACCCGCCATGTTCAGCTTGTCGACGAATATGCATCCCACGGCCGCGCCCACCGCGAAATATCGACCTTCCTTGCCGCTCGGCGCACGGCAGAAGCCCGATTTGCCGATGCGGTATTTGCGCCCTCGGATACGGTCGCGGACGGTCTGCAAAGAACTGGCATCGCGCCAGACAAGATATATCTGGTCCCCTTCACATCACCCCATTGTCGGGCGTTGTTGGATCGGGAACGTTTCGCGCGTGACGATACGGTCATTAGGCTTCTTTATGTTGGCAATCTGTCGCTTGCCAAGGGCACAGCCCATCTTCTGGCGGCTTGGAAAACCATCCGCCGGCAATTCCGCTTAAGGGTCGAGCTCACCCTGATCGGGACGGCGCAGCCCTGTGCCAGGGGCCTGCTTTCAAATCTGCCCGACGGGGTGAAGTGGTTTGGCCCCCTGCCGCACGATCAGGTTGCTGATCATATGTTGTCTTCCGACATTTTCGTCTTTCCCAGTCTGACAGAGGGCAGCAGCCTTGCCACCATGGAAGCGATGGCAGCTGGTTGTGCCGTCATCACCACGTTCGATGCCGGAAGTCCGGTCATCAATCATCAAAGCGGCCTGATCATCCCGCCAAGGGATCAGGATGCGCTTGTAACGGCAGCGTCGGCACTGATCACCCTGGCCGAGATGCGCCGAACCATCGCCCAAAAGGCGCGTGATCAAATCGCCCGCGACCTTCGCGACACCTATGGCACGCGGGTTGATCATGCATATGAAACCATCCTGTCGCGCCATGGTTAGATGGTCCACCCTCCTAAAATCAGCGGGTACTCGCCTATATCCATTGTGGATGATCGGCGCCAATATGATCGCGCGGCTGGGCGGTATGGCAACCCTTGTTCTGATTGGTCATGCCTATTCAGAGGCCGATCTCGGAACCTATTTCCAATTGCTCGCCATGGTCGGTCTTGCGGTTACCGCGACGCAGGCTGGCAGTGGTCCGCTTCTGGTACGAATGGCACAAAATGCGGCCTTCGGACAGGCCATGCATGTTGTCACCACAAGGTTCCTGATTGCAGGTTTCGCCTCGATCCTGATTGTCACGACAACCAGCGTTCCGCTTGCGAAATATTGGCCACTAATCCTGATACCGTTTGCCGCGGCCCTTTCCCCCGACTGGATGATTGCGGCCAAAACCCGCTTCTCACGGCTTGGCATGATTGCGGTTATTGGTCAGGCATGCGGGATAGTGGTGGCGGTTTGGGCATCGCTCAGCCATTCAGATTTGGCGCTTTATCTCATCGCACCTGCGGTTTCTCTGGCCAACCTTGCCCTCGCAACAGCGTTTGCATTTGAACAATCCTCCACAAAAGCCCCAATGGCACCTAAGGGCAGCGTATTCGGCCTTGTCGGCTTCACCCTGCTCGCCGGGTTCGTGCCAAATCTCGACTTTGTCCTGTTGGGCACAGACAACGATCCACTGTTTCTGGCGCAGCGCGTTTTCCTGTTTTGCGCCGGCCTGATTGCAGCCATTGCCTCAACCCTGTTTGCCAAAAACGAGGTGGGCCAAATACGTGACATCTGGCTTTTGGCACCGATGGCTCTGATCTCGGGCCTGCTGTTGTTCCTGCCAGGCAACTTGGCCAATCTATTTTATGCCAGCCCGTCAGATGATCTGTTCACGATCCTTCAAATCGGTGCAGCCTGGCCAGTATTGATGGCGTTCATCGCCCGACAAATCCTGATCTTGCAGGAAATATCAGCGGCAAAATGGCTGGGTTGGGGATGCCTTGCACTGATGATCATCACGGCATTCGTCATGCCGACCAGCGAACTCGCACCCGACATCATGAAACTGATTGAATTCCGCCTGGCCTGTCTGGTTCTGATCCTGCTGGCCTGCCAGAAAGTTGCAACAAGACGGCAGGTCGTGGCATGATGAAACCGACCGTCACCATCACAAATAATAAGCTGATCAAGGGCCAATACGGTGACATCACCTTTGGCCCGTGGGGGCTGGAATGTTCGGACCAGCATTCCTTCGTGACACTCACCGACCAACCGCGAAACGCCAAACAGGTCGGCGACACCTGGCACCTTTCTGGGGGGCGAATACGTATCGCGTACGAAACCCGTAAGCCCACCTCAAACACAGTCGGGCTTAAGCTACGCATTCAGGCACTGGACGACATCCTGCTGCAAGATGCCGTCATCCGGCTGGTTTTTGACAAAACCGCCATCAAACACGGGCGCATCGCAGACAAAACAGTTCACCACACCAACAGCGACAAGTACCGTCTTTATCCGACCAATAAGGCCGAACTGATCGGGCAGGATGGCGCAACCGTATCCGTGACATTGGATCATGCGGATGGGGCGGGCCGGTTTGATCCATACTTGTATCTCCGGGATCGCGATGATTACTGGATCATTCATGCACGCCTGCTGCCAAGTGATCCGGTTGATCAGGTCTGGCTGCGCTGGGCAAACCGATTTTTCACGCTATGGGCACCGGATTGGTTTTCAGCTTTGCTCTGGCGCATGCCAGCTTTCAAAAAGCCGCTCTGGCGCTTGCGCGAACGCATGGGCCGTCACTGGCCGGAAATTCAGGCTGTGCCGCTTAATCGCCTCAAAGCAGGCCAGTCCTTGTCGATGGAGGTGACATGTCACTTTCATTAGGCCAGGACACGCTTCGCCTACGCTGCCAAAACCTGGCCAAGCGGATTGCAGACGATCTCGCAACACGTCAACTGAAGACTGGGCATTTTGAACAGCCGGACTTTTACGCCAAGGCCTTTGCCGTCAATCTCTGGACGCGGATTGATCCTGTCCGATTTGGCTCACATATCGACCGCGCCCTTGATGCTCTCCGATCAGAGCCGCGCGATAAAACTTGGCACCGCGAATTCATCGAATATGCGTTGCTGGATACGCCGGGCCTGTCATCGGATACCACCACCGACATCCTTCGGGGAACAAAACCGCTATGTCCCGATGTCGCCAACTGGCAGATGCTTGGCCTGATCAATCGGCAGAAACGAAACGCAGGGCTTACGACAAAGCTCCTCGACCTCGTCCATTTCACCTTCATCTTGTTTCGCTATTGGCGCGCACCAGTTTTCATCGATCGACCAGACTGCTTCTCCGCACAATACCACGCCTTTTGCACAGCACTTCTGTCTGACAGTCCCAATAAACGCCATCAACGGATTGCCAACCGGGCAACAGAAATCTTGGCACAACTTGTCGGCTCGCATGGCTTTGTCAATCTGCTTGGACGTGGTGCGGGGCAGAGTTTTGGCGCGGCCTGCGGGCTTTATGTGTTGTTAAAATGCGGTTACCACAACGAAGCAGAAGCCATCCTTCATCGGTTGGAAGACGCTCTTGTTAAGGCCGGAAAACTCCCGCTCAATCTTCTGTCACCTGCCCCCTTGCCGAAAAATCCCGGCCCCGAAAATCCACAAACACCCGGGTGGTATAGCTATAACCGCCACGATGATTACCTCGCCTTTGCAGGCTATTGCCTTCTGAAGGCCTCGCAACTGCCAGCACCAAAACACATCCGTTCACCCGCACCGGAAACTACCGCGAAAAACATAGTCTCGCAGTTTTCATCCTCGTACTATCACGCGCAAATGACGCTATTTGGCCGACAGATTTTTGATGTCTCCGGCGCCCCCGTCATTGTTTCGGGCCAAGGAAAATCTACCCACATCCTCCTGCCACCAACCGGCGGCGAACAGGATGCACCCAGCCTTTATGACCAAGCCTCACAGCCGCTTCCCGCGGTTGGCGAGACCGAATTTGCCCGTTTTCTTGGTGCGCGGCAGATATCTGACAACAAGCTTGATATAAGCTTCGAGCTTGCCGGTATTGTTGGTCATCGAACAATCGAGTTTCAAAACGCGCGTGTTATTATCTCTGATCAGACTCCCGACTACTCAGCTAACGAACTCGAACTCTTCCGAATTCTGATTGATGGCAACATCGGCCTGACTCAGATCGCGGAAGACACCATCATCTGTCGCGAACTCGGAATAAAGCTGACGGCAAATGCCCCGCTACACATGATCCCACAAGCAACATTCAGCGCTGCTGGTCCGGCAACAAGGATCAGTGCGAAGACAGGGCAAGGAAATTGCGCCACTCTGACCATCTCATGGGGAGATTCTGATGCGTGATCCAATCACCATCATCACGACCGTGCGCGATGGCGACGCCTATCGGGATCGCTATTTCAGCAATCTGCGCCAGATACTCGTGGGGCCCGGTGATCATGCGGTCATTGTCGATGATGGTTCAACCACACCCCTTACAACACCATCAGACCGGCTCAACGACCCACGTCTGAAAATCATTCATCCCGGCAAAATTGGACGGGGGGCATCGCTTAACCTCGCGATTGAAAACAGCCCGACCGATCTGATTGCGATTCAGGATATTGATGATCTTTCCCTGCCTGATCGGCTGGATCGGCAAGTTGACGTGCTTTGCAATAACCACAATCAACTTGTCTTCGCGCGCGCAGTGTCCGATCCGTGGCGACCGACTTTGGCGGCATTACAGCATTTTTCACCCGCACGGCTTTATTTTAGCAACCCACTGCATCATTCGTCACTTGCCATGCATCGCTCTGTCTGGGCCAGCGCGGGTGGCTATGCCACGGATTTGCCCTGCTGCATTGATCTGGATTTCTATCTGCGCGCCTGCTGCGTTGCCAAGGCCCGCATCAGTCGGCTAAGCATGCCCCTGATCGAACGTACCCTTGATCCGGGCAACCGCCATTTCGCAAGGATACCAAACGCGCTCTATCAGAAAACGCGTGCTTCCGTTCTTGCGCGTTATCGACCTGACCTGCCTTGGTCGATTTGGCTGGCGGCTGCCAAACTCCGCGAGTTGCAATTGTTTTCTGCAAGGGACGTTCGATGACCAACCGCCCAAAAATCATCGCCATGGTTCAGTTGCCACCGCCCATGCACGGGGCGGCCCAAATGAACCAGTTCGCCATTACGGCCTTGGCGAAAGACTTCGTTTTGCATGTCATTGAAATGCGCTTTGCCCGGACATTGTCCGAGGTAAATCGATTTTCGCTGCGCAAGATCGGGTTGGCGGTTTGCTTGTTGCTGCGTCTGATCCGGGCATTGCCGCGCGCCAAGGCGCTTTATATCTGCTTTGCGCCGAGTGGTTTTGCCTATTACCGCGATTGCCTCTATGTCTTGTTGGCCAAGCTCCTGTGCGTCCCTGCAATCCTGCACCTGCATGGTCGCGGTCTTCCCGAAATGCGAAGATCCAAGTGGTCGGAACTGCTTCAGAAAACAGTTTTCAAAGGGCAAACCGTCATCCTGCTCGGCGAGAGCTTGCGCGCCGAAATCCAAGACCTTGATTGCAAGTCTGCCATCATCACCAACTGCATCGATGATAGTGCTTTCGTGGGCCCAGCCACCAAACAATGGGTGCCCCATGATCCGATCCGGCTTTTATGGCTGTCCAACCTGTTTCAGGCCAAAGGCATCGAAACCCTGCTTGCTGCCTGTGCAATCCTGCGCGCGCAAGGTATCGCTTGCGATTTGACGATTGCCGGGGCTGAAGGCGACATCAGCAAAGCCGAGCTCGCCACATTACTTGAAAAATATCAGATGCATGCGGCAGCGACATATTGGGGACCAGTTTCCGATCCTGAACGGCAGGCTGCCTTTGAAAAATCTGATCTCTTCATCTTTCCCAGCCACTACCCCAACGAAGCCCAACCGCTTGTCGTGCTCGAAGCCATGGCCGCCAATGTCCCGGTGATCACCAGCGACATCGCAACCGTGCCCGAGTTTGTCCGGGACGGCGAAACCGGGCGACTGTGCCCGCCCCAAAACCCGGAACAATTGGCAAATGCGATTATCGCAGCAATCAATGCGCCGGAGAAAACAACCGCAATCCGCGATGCTGCCTATCAGATGTGCCGACAGAACTTTCGCCAAGACGGGTTTGCCGAAAAACTGCGCCAACTGGTTCACAGCATTATCGAAAATCACTGACGTTCGGTGGATGATTGCGTACCATCAACACTGATGGCAAACGCATGAACAGGATGGCTAGAATGGATCGGGACGAATTCAACGCCTTTTGCAAATCCCTGCCACAGACAACCCACGTTGTTCAGTGGGGTGGCGCGGATGTCTGGAAGGTCGGCGGCAAGGTGTTCGCCATTGGCGGCTGGGCCACAAAAGAGACATTGGGTGTCACATTCAAGACATCCGAAATCGGCTATGAGGTCTTGAAAGATATGCCCGGCCTGCGCCCTGCCCCCTACCTGGCATCGCGTGGCATGAAATGGATCCAGCACTACGATGCGCCGGGCTTAAGCGATAATGACCTGAAGGATCATTTAAAAAGCTCGCACCGCATTGTCGCCAAGGGTTTGACGAAAAAGCTGCAGCGCGAGCTTGATCTTTATCAGGACGAATAGTTTTGCGGACTTATAGACGCCAAAGGTCGATGCCGGTCGGCACCGCATCACGCGGCAGAACCGCACGCACATCGGCGACAAAGCCCTTGCCATCTTTAAGCAAGCTGCTGACGAGCGGCCAGCCCTTGGCAACGTATTCCTTGTGCGACACGGCCAGAACAACGGCATCTGCAGGTTGCAGGCAACTGTCCGAGCAAAGCTTCAAACCATCAAATTCGTGTGCCACTTCGTCCGCATCCGCATGCACGTCATGGACCTGCACAGTGACACCGGCCTCTTCGAGCGACCGAACGATATCAATCACACGCGTATTACGAATATCAGGAACGTCTTCCTTAAAGGTCAGACCAAGTACCGTGACAGTCGGGTTCTTGGTTGCCCCTTCTCGCAGCAATGCCCGGATGACCTTGTTGGCCACCACATCGCCCATGCCGTCATTCACCCGGCGACCGGCCAGAACCACCTGCGGGTAATAGCCAAGCTCTTCGGATTTATGGGTCAGGTAATAGGGATCCACACCGATGCAATGACCACCGACAAGCCCCGGAGTGAATTTCAGGAAGTTCCATTTGGTTCCTGCTGCTTCGAGCACGTCACGGGTATCAATGCCTGCGCGGTCAAAGATCAGTGAAAGCTCGTTCATCAGTGCGATGTTCAAATCACGCTGGGTGTTTTCAATAACTTTCGCCGCCTCGGCCGCCTTGATGGTCGGGGCCTTGTGAATACCAGCGGTCACCACACTGCCATAAACATCCGCCACGATATCAAGCGTTGCCTGGTCCTGACCCGAAACAACCTTGGTAATGGTCGTAAAGCGATGTTCGCGATCACCCGGGTTAATACGTTCCGGAGAATAGCCGACCGTAAAATCACTGCCCGATTTCAGGCCCGAAAGTTCTTCGAGGATCGGCACACATTCCTCTTCGGTCGCCCCCGGATAGACCGTGCTTTCGTAAACAACAATGTCGCCCTTTTTAAGGATGGCGCCAACGGTTTTCGAAGCAGAGCGCAGCGGCGACAGGTCCGGACGGTTGGAACTGTCGATCGGTGTCGGCACGGTTACGATATGGAAATCGGCCTCGGCAAGATCCTCGGCGTCCGCCGTCAACAAAAGATCAGCTGCGGCAAGTTCATGGTCATCGACTTCGCCGGTCGCGTCATGACCCGCTTTAAGCTGGGCAATCCGCGCCTGATTGATATCAAAGGCGACGGTGCGGCCACACGATGTGCCAAATGCAACCGCCACCGGCAATCCGACATAGCCCAAACCGATAACTGAAATCTTGCGCCCGTAGCTCATTGGTAAAACCTTGCAAATAATCTGGTCGCCGATTTGTAGCCAGCCGACCATGCCCCGTCAATTGCTAAGCGCTTTGCGGCAATAGAGAGCGCCCTTGTGCCGCCTCCCGGAACGTGGTCTAGTTTCCATGAATGCCTCACAACACATGTACCTTATTATATGCGTCTTCTTTCCGCCGCCCTCGGCTGCCTTCTAATGTTTACCGGACACGTATTGGCCGCGCCCTCAACGTCACCGATCCGGGTAGCTTTTCCCTATATTCCTTTGATGGCGGAAAGCAAGGATCACGGTGTTTTCATTGATATGTATGCGGAAATAGCAAGGCGGTCGGACACAGACGTCGTCATTGA from Thalassospira indica harbors:
- a CDS encoding glycosyltransferase family 4 protein; this encodes MRVTLLTNLVPPYRSDAYNALHHRAMAAGGCLRVLCTQHREPQRNWSITTPAFDHITLPGVQIPLGENRTLSLPFGVTRAVCREPSDALIINGFGIAQWQAQNWALKHHIPTVLQFDGWAGSDATYDNPLRRRLRRVMIARADGFVAASSRGASWFESHGVSPDRIWIAPIPASFPLPDISANQNLAERQYDIAWLGRTTASKGFDVFMRIAAGLSQAGIAKRIAIVGSTDIKRTNRLAKSSGLGDPVDVFGQLSPDQLPPILTNSKIALFPSRNDAYGVGVIDAIACGAVALASPFTGCAPDILRGPEILPIDNPQGWIATCKRLLDAPQLLEDTRLHQARAIANNTPAHHSDIMWQAVHQAVNQNPHMRRWE
- a CDS encoding glycosyltransferase family 4 protein → MITPNHNLSLKSEPSVWIISRVDQARILAKHLAEQDRLVRWDSFWRHDGTGLIRPPSRHVGTALCNIPGRHLLPDLLGKTAQKLRLPARNLYSDIPLSLLAAFRMPNADILHGQGNYSLPAMRRAKASNMITISDVTGQLAETRHVQLVDEYASHGRAHREISTFLAARRTAEARFADAVFAPSDTVADGLQRTGIAPDKIYLVPFTSPHCRALLDRERFARDDTVIRLLYVGNLSLAKGTAHLLAAWKTIRRQFRLRVELTLIGTAQPCARGLLSNLPDGVKWFGPLPHDQVADHMLSSDIFVFPSLTEGSSLATMEAMAAGCAVITTFDAGSPVINHQSGLIIPPRDQDALVTAASALITLAEMRRTIAQKARDQIARDLRDTYGTRVDHAYETILSRHG
- a CDS encoding glycosyltransferase family 2 protein, which gives rise to MRDPITIITTVRDGDAYRDRYFSNLRQILVGPGDHAVIVDDGSTTPLTTPSDRLNDPRLKIIHPGKIGRGASLNLAIENSPTDLIAIQDIDDLSLPDRLDRQVDVLCNNHNQLVFARAVSDPWRPTLAALQHFSPARLYFSNPLHHSSLAMHRSVWASAGGYATDLPCCIDLDFYLRACCVAKARISRLSMPLIERTLDPGNRHFARIPNALYQKTRASVLARYRPDLPWSIWLAAAKLRELQLFSARDVR
- a CDS encoding glycosyltransferase family 4 protein, whose product is MTNRPKIIAMVQLPPPMHGAAQMNQFAITALAKDFVLHVIEMRFARTLSEVNRFSLRKIGLAVCLLLRLIRALPRAKALYICFAPSGFAYYRDCLYVLLAKLLCVPAILHLHGRGLPEMRRSKWSELLQKTVFKGQTVILLGESLRAEIQDLDCKSAIITNCIDDSAFVGPATKQWVPHDPIRLLWLSNLFQAKGIETLLAACAILRAQGIACDLTIAGAEGDISKAELATLLEKYQMHAAATYWGPVSDPERQAAFEKSDLFIFPSHYPNEAQPLVVLEAMAANVPVITSDIATVPEFVRDGETGRLCPPQNPEQLANAIIAAINAPEKTTAIRDAAYQMCRQNFRQDGFAEKLRQLVHSIIENH
- a CDS encoding MmcQ/YjbR family DNA-binding protein — protein: MDRDEFNAFCKSLPQTTHVVQWGGADVWKVGGKVFAIGGWATKETLGVTFKTSEIGYEVLKDMPGLRPAPYLASRGMKWIQHYDAPGLSDNDLKDHLKSSHRIVAKGLTKKLQRELDLYQDE
- a CDS encoding nucleotide sugar dehydrogenase — its product is MSYGRKISVIGLGYVGLPVAVAFGTSCGRTVAFDINQARIAQLKAGHDATGEVDDHELAAADLLLTADAEDLAEADFHIVTVPTPIDSSNRPDLSPLRSASKTVGAILKKGDIVVYESTVYPGATEEECVPILEELSGLKSGSDFTVGYSPERINPGDREHRFTTITKVVSGQDQATLDIVADVYGSVVTAGIHKAPTIKAAEAAKVIENTQRDLNIALMNELSLIFDRAGIDTRDVLEAAGTKWNFLKFTPGLVGGHCIGVDPYYLTHKSEELGYYPQVVLAGRRVNDGMGDVVANKVIRALLREGATKNPTVTVLGLTFKEDVPDIRNTRVIDIVRSLEEAGVTVQVHDVHADADEVAHEFDGLKLCSDSCLQPADAVVLAVSHKEYVAKGWPLVSSLLKDGKGFVADVRAVLPRDAVPTGIDLWRL